In Prunus dulcis chromosome 2, ALMONDv2, whole genome shotgun sequence, a single genomic region encodes these proteins:
- the LOC117618412 gene encoding glucan endo-1,3-beta-glucosidase-like, with the protein MATNFELLCLIFSVALSVLLGPNFATGSSIGVCYGMVANDLPPPREVIDMYKLNQIGRMRLYDPNPEALEALRNSGIEVLVGVRNEDLQQLAGSYSAAENWMATYITPYSLQVQFRYIVVGNEVFPGNSARYVLPAMQNLQNALSFGDIKVSTSIATSVLGVSYPPSAGAFSQDTIEYMVPIAQYLNNIGAPLLANVYPYFAYIGDPIDISLPYALFTSETVVVTDGGLSYDNLLDTMVDALYAALEKAGAPQVQVVVSETGWPSNGNGEVTTPENAQIYNSNLISHVLSSRGTPRRPGNSTESYLFAMFNENMKPGAAVEQHWGLFYPNKSQVYPINFPVKTLEHKTWFQKLMQWIIQSAESAFGKHIYGHN; encoded by the coding sequence TTTGAACTGCTCTGTCTCATCTTCTCCGTCGCGCTTTCAGTACTACTTGGTCCAAATTTTGCAACTGGTTCTTCAATTGGAGTATGCTATGGAATGGTGGCCAATGATTTGCCACCACCAAGAGAAGTTATTGATATGTACAAATTGAATCAAATCGGACGAATGAGACTCTATGATCCAAACCCAGAAGCATTAGAGGCCCTTCGCAATTCTGGCATCGAAGTCCTAGTTGGAGTCAGGAATGAGGATCTTCAACAACTTGCAGGCTCTTACTCTGCTGCTGAGAACTGGATGGCAACATACATTACGCCTTATTCACTGCAAGTCCAGTTTCGATACATAGTTGTTGGCAATGAGGTCTTCCCAGGAAACTCTGCCCGGTATGTCCTCCCAGCAATGCAAAACTTGCAAAATGCATTGAGCTTTGGAGACATTAAGGTCAGCACTTCAATTGCAACATCAGTCTTAGGTGTATCTTACCCTCCTTCAGCTGGAGCCTTTTCTCAAGACACCATAGAGTATATGGTGCCTATTGCTCAATACCTCAACAACATTGGTGCACCTTTATTAGCCAACGTGTACCCTTATTTTGCCTACATTGGAGACCCAATTGACATTTCACTGCCTTATGCATTGTTCACTTCTGAGACGGTCGTTGTGACAGATGGTGGTTTAAGTTATGATAACCTGCTTGACACCATGGTGGATGCATTATATGCAGCATTGGAGAAAGCAGGTGCGCCCCAAGTCCAAGTGGTGGTGTCTGAGACAGGCTGGCCCTCCAATGGGAATGGAGAGGTGACAACACCCGAGAATGCTCAAATCTACAATTCTAACCTAATAAGCCATGTGTTATCGTCCCGTGGAACTCCAAGGCGGCCGGGGAACTCCACAGAGAGTTACTTGTTTGCCATGTTTAATGAGAACATGAAGCCTGGTGCAGCAGTGGAGCAACACTGGGGTCTCTTTTATCCAAACAAGAGCCAAGTTTATCCTATCAATTTCCCAGTAAAAACACTAGAGCACAAAACTTGGTTTCAGAAACTTATGCAATGGATTATACAATCAGCTGAAAGTGCATTTGGAAAGCATATTTATGGTCATAATTAG